From a region of the Lactuca sativa cultivar Salinas chromosome 4, Lsat_Salinas_v11, whole genome shotgun sequence genome:
- the LOC111904922 gene encoding probable xyloglucan endotransglucosylase/hydrolase protein 30 — MLFSTYLPLVILCVITIFIPSFSLIPSTISFTESFSPLFGYQNVKPSDDGKSVQISMNQWSTAGSGFVSRYAYNHGLFTASIKLPDNNYTAGVVVTFYAQNSDYYRDEIDFEFLGHIAGEEWVLQTNLYGNGSIHRGREERYTLPFDPSTDFHDYGILWNTDWVIFFVDDLAIREVPNVEGMGGDFPSKPMYMYGTIWDGSDWATHKGEYRVDFQQGPFVTGYTKFIIDGCQIDPSESLQTECRRYDISSDGIPANERRRMHEYRAQYMTYSYCYDTERYPTSLPECEVIDQDMQPIAPPIMASGASRRFR; from the coding sequence ATGTTGTTCTCTACATATCTACCACTTGTTATTCTTTGCGTCATCACCATCTTTATACCTTCTTTCTCACTCATTCCTTCCACCATCTCCTTCACCGAATCTTTCTCCCCACTCTTTGGATACCAAAACGTCAAACCATCCGACGATGGTAAATCCGTCCAAATCTCCATGAATCAGTGGTCGACTGCAGGGTCGGGTTTTGTTTCACGATATGCATACAATCATGGCTTGTTCACTGCCTCCATCAAGCTACCAGACAACAACTATACTGCCGGTGTCGTTGTTACTTTCTATGCTCAAAACAGTGACTACTACCGAGATGAGATTGATTTTGAGTTTCTTGGTCATATCGCAGGAGAAGAGTGGGTTCTTCAGACCAATCTTTACGGAAACGGAAGCATCCATAGAGGCAGAGAAGAAAGATACACGTTGCCCTTTGACCCTTCTACAGATTTTCACGATTATGGTATTCTATGGAATACAGATTGGGTTATTTTCTTTGTGGATGATTTAGCCATCAGGGAGGTGCCGAATGTTGAAGGAATGGGTGGTGATTTTCCATCTAAGCCGATGTATATGTATGGCACAATATGGGATGGGTCGGACTGGGCTACCCACAAAGGTGAGTATAGAGTTGATTTCCAGCAAGGTCCGTTTGTTACGGGTTACACCAAGTTCATCATAGATGGGTGTCAGATTGACCCTTCCGAGTCTTTGCAAACTGAGTGTAGGCGCTATGATATATCTTCTGATGGTATTCCTGCGAACGAAAGAAGAAGAATGCATGAGTATAGGGCACAGTATATGACATACTCGTATTGCTATGATACGGAGAGATACCCGACATCTTTGCCCGAGTGTGAGGTTATTGATCAAGACATGCAGCCCATTGCACCACCGATTATGGCATCCGGAGCAAGCCGCAGGTTCCGATAG